One part of the Desulfovibrio sp. genome encodes these proteins:
- a CDS encoding proline--tRNA ligase → MRFSNCYIPTLKESPADAEVISHKLLLRAGMVRRLTSGMYTYLPLGLRVLEKISRVVREEMAVANFEELLMPMVQPADLWKESGRWEHYGKELLRFKDRNEREYCLGPTHEEVITDLVRGEVRSYRQLPVRLYQIQTKFRDEIRPRFGLMRGREFIMKDGYSFDANEDGAQQNYWACHAAYKRIFQRLGLKFRPVEADSGSIGGNFSHEFMVLADTGEDTIAFCHSCDYAANVERAEVAWNGQPCTQACAPAEKVATPNAHTVEEVAALLGVAASAVVKTMLFKVDGKAVAVLVRGDREVNDIKLKNLLNAQDVVMADAATVQEITKAPVGFAGPVGLEIPVYADAELQAGTDYVVGANAGDAHLVHVDLNRDAKVAAWADLRAITPEDKCPRCGGHIELTRGIEVGHVFMLGRKYSDAMHAAFLDENGKEQIMIMGCYGIGVSRVAAAAIEQNNDEHGIVFPPPMAPYDCILLNLDPRNDEVNAKVEQIYAMLKDMGVDVLMDDRDERPGVKFKDADLLGIPMQLVVGGKGLAKGIVECKDRRSGEKGELPADAMAEAFSAWAARVREGWAQQQG, encoded by the coding sequence ATGCGTTTCAGCAACTGCTATATTCCCACCCTCAAGGAATCCCCGGCCGATGCCGAAGTGATCAGCCACAAGCTTCTGCTGCGTGCCGGCATGGTGCGCAGGCTTACTTCGGGCATGTACACGTATCTGCCGCTGGGCCTTCGGGTGCTTGAAAAAATAAGCCGCGTCGTGCGCGAAGAAATGGCCGTCGCCAACTTTGAAGAACTGCTCATGCCCATGGTGCAGCCCGCAGACCTGTGGAAAGAATCGGGCCGCTGGGAACACTACGGCAAGGAACTGCTGCGTTTCAAGGATCGCAACGAACGTGAATACTGCCTTGGCCCCACGCACGAAGAAGTCATCACCGACCTCGTACGCGGCGAAGTGCGCTCTTACCGTCAGCTGCCCGTGCGTCTGTACCAGATCCAGACCAAGTTCCGCGACGAAATCCGCCCCCGTTTCGGCCTCATGCGCGGGCGCGAATTTATCATGAAGGACGGCTATTCCTTTGACGCCAACGAAGACGGCGCGCAGCAGAACTACTGGGCCTGCCACGCGGCCTACAAGCGTATTTTCCAGCGTCTTGGCCTCAAGTTTCGCCCTGTGGAGGCTGATTCCGGCTCCATCGGTGGCAATTTTTCGCACGAATTCATGGTGCTGGCCGATACGGGTGAAGACACCATTGCCTTCTGCCACAGCTGCGACTACGCGGCCAACGTGGAACGCGCCGAGGTTGCCTGGAACGGCCAGCCCTGCACGCAGGCCTGTGCCCCGGCTGAAAAGGTAGCCACACCCAACGCGCATACGGTGGAAGAAGTGGCAGCCCTGCTTGGCGTTGCCGCATCTGCTGTGGTTAAAACCATGCTCTTTAAGGTGGACGGCAAGGCCGTGGCTGTGCTTGTGCGCGGCGACCGCGAAGTAAACGACATCAAGCTCAAGAACCTGCTCAACGCGCAGGACGTGGTGATGGCCGACGCCGCCACCGTGCAGGAAATCACCAAGGCTCCCGTGGGCTTTGCCGGGCCTGTGGGGCTTGAAATTCCCGTTTACGCCGATGCCGAGCTGCAGGCGGGTACAGATTATGTGGTGGGTGCCAATGCTGGCGATGCCCATCTTGTTCATGTTGACCTTAACCGCGATGCCAAGGTGGCAGCATGGGCCGATCTGCGCGCCATCACCCCCGAAGACAAGTGCCCCCGTTGCGGTGGTCATATTGAGCTTACGCGCGGTATCGAAGTGGGCCACGTGTTCATGCTGGGCCGCAAGTACAGCGACGCCATGCACGCCGCTTTTCTTGACGAAAACGGCAAGGAACAGATCATGATTATGGGCTGTTACGGCATCGGTGTTTCGCGCGTGGCGGCTGCCGCCATTGAGCAGAACAACGACGAACACGGCATAGTGTTTCCCCCGCCAATGGCCCCCTACGACTGCATTTTGCTGAACCTTGACCCGCGCAACGACGAGGTCAACGCCAAGGTCGAGCAGATATACGCCATGCTCAAGGATATGGGCGTGGATGTGCTGATGGACGACCGCGACGAACGCCCCGGTGTCAAGTTCAAGGACGCGGATTTACTGGGTATTCCCATGCAGCTCGTGGTGGGCGGCAAGGGCCTGGCCAAGGGCATTGTGGAATGCAAGGATCGCCGTAGCGGCGAAAAGGGCGAGCTGCCTGCCGATGCCATGGCCGAAGCCTTTTCGGCCTGGGCCGCCAGGGTTCGCGAGGGCTGGGCACAGCAGCAGGGCTAG
- the xseA gene encoding exodeoxyribonuclease VII large subunit: MQEAILSVRELTEQLRKTLEGRFPFVWVRGEVTNLTRPGSGHVYFTIKDADAQLQCVWFRHMQRQTSQGFDPLTGEVFDAPRPSPLELLRNGLDVLCAGRITLYAPRGQYQLAVELLQPAGEGLLAQAFEASKRKLAALGYFIHERKRPLPQDPQRVALITSPTGAAIHDFMELAASRGSGARIRLFPVLVQGAEAAPSIVRAVQEANAQGWAQVIVLVRGGGSLEDLWAFNEEAVAEAVFQSRLPVLAGIGHEVDVTLADMTADLRAATPSHAAQLLWPARAELVQKVDEAEAALVRAMRQRLEATGQNLAQYESALRWFSPMRHQARLAEQLDSLHLRLHRATRQWLDTAHARSERLAQALQSAFSPTRLDMLESRVDGLSANLAAAMPRMLAAQEQQHLAAHSRLHAAGQEMIARAGRELDKLEISLAAANPLAPLSRGYALVHGADGGLLRSVNAAPAGSAITVRLADGSLAAVVSNVLPEAAADAVAGPKAEKQGRKS, translated from the coding sequence ATGCAGGAAGCCATACTGTCTGTCCGTGAGCTCACGGAGCAGCTGCGCAAAACTCTTGAGGGGCGTTTTCCCTTTGTGTGGGTGCGGGGCGAGGTGACAAACCTTACCAGGCCCGGCTCTGGGCACGTCTATTTTACCATCAAGGATGCGGATGCCCAGCTGCAGTGCGTGTGGTTCCGGCACATGCAGCGGCAGACCAGCCAGGGGTTTGACCCGTTGACGGGCGAGGTTTTTGACGCGCCACGTCCATCACCGCTGGAGCTTTTGCGCAACGGGCTTGATGTGCTGTGCGCTGGACGCATTACCCTGTACGCCCCGCGCGGGCAGTACCAGCTGGCGGTAGAGCTTTTGCAGCCTGCGGGTGAGGGGCTGCTGGCACAGGCCTTTGAGGCCAGCAAGCGCAAACTGGCGGCACTGGGATATTTCATCCACGAGCGCAAGCGGCCCCTGCCGCAGGATCCGCAGCGTGTGGCCCTCATAACGTCGCCTACTGGCGCGGCCATTCACGATTTCATGGAACTGGCTGCCAGCCGTGGCAGTGGGGCGCGAATCCGTCTGTTCCCGGTACTGGTGCAGGGAGCAGAGGCGGCCCCAAGCATTGTGCGGGCCGTGCAGGAGGCCAACGCGCAGGGCTGGGCGCAGGTTATTGTGCTGGTTCGCGGTGGTGGTTCGCTTGAAGATCTGTGGGCCTTTAACGAAGAAGCCGTGGCCGAGGCCGTTTTTCAGTCGCGCCTTCCGGTGCTGGCAGGCATTGGACATGAGGTGGACGTTACACTTGCCGACATGACCGCAGACCTGCGCGCGGCAACGCCCTCGCACGCGGCCCAGCTGCTCTGGCCCGCACGGGCAGAGCTGGTGCAGAAAGTTGACGAGGCCGAGGCCGCCCTTGTGCGCGCCATGCGGCAGCGGCTTGAAGCGACAGGGCAGAACCTTGCGCAGTACGAGAGCGCCCTGCGCTGGTTTTCGCCCATGCGGCATCAGGCGCGCCTTGCGGAACAGCTGGATAGCCTGCACCTGCGCCTGCACAGGGCTACCCGGCAGTGGCTTGATACTGCCCATGCCCGGAGTGAAAGACTTGCCCAGGCGCTGCAAAGTGCCTTTAGCCCCACGCGGCTGGATATGCTGGAGAGCAGGGTAGATGGGCTTTCGGCCAATCTGGCTGCGGCCATGCCGCGTATGCTGGCCGCGCAGGAACAGCAGCACCTTGCCGCCCACAGTCGTCTGCATGCGGCAGGGCAGGAAATGATCGCCCGCGCAGGGCGCGAGCTGGATAAACTGGAAATTTCGCTTGCGGCGGCCAATCCGCTTGCGCCTCTCAGCCGTGGCTATGCCCTTGTGCACGGTGCGGATGGCGGGCTGCTGCGCTCGGTAAATGCGGCCCCTGCGGGCAGCGCCATTACGGTGCGGCTGGCAGACGGCAGTCTGGCTGCCGTGGTCAGCAATGTACTGCCGGAAGCTGCGGCAGATGCCGTAGCTGGGCCGAAAGCAGAAAAACAAGGACGGAAGAGCTGA
- a CDS encoding M23 family metallopeptidase — MSARMTKFVRLVLALLTLHVFFAGVAALAAPPLVLDAPETVARGDAFPALAVSEAPTKAFTFYWLGKAYEARAEQVNTSAAAGSAPRWQAVMLLPVPLEEKEAARDLSVSVGGGKEAPRTAHRIAFFDKDRPVQKLNVDKKFVDPPADEMARIKADRELVRQALAQRLPERQWVLPFVRPVPSDVSSFYGLKRVFNGQPRGVHKGLDLRGQQGQQVIACADGQVVLTGNLYFSGNVVYINHGEGVFTAYLHLSEILVQNGDRVRKGQVVGLVGATGRVTGPHLHLSLLVQGESVDPQPFLTTGNAAKEKNP, encoded by the coding sequence ATGTCCGCGCGTATGACCAAATTCGTGCGCCTTGTGCTGGCGCTGCTGACGTTGCATGTGTTTTTTGCCGGGGTTGCCGCGCTGGCGGCTCCCCCGCTTGTGCTGGACGCTCCGGAAACCGTGGCGCGTGGTGATGCTTTTCCCGCTTTGGCGGTGAGTGAGGCTCCCACAAAAGCATTTACCTTCTACTGGCTGGGTAAAGCCTACGAGGCCCGCGCAGAGCAGGTAAACACCAGTGCCGCAGCTGGCTCCGCCCCGCGCTGGCAGGCTGTGATGCTGCTGCCCGTGCCTCTGGAAGAAAAAGAAGCCGCCCGCGACCTCTCCGTATCTGTTGGCGGTGGCAAGGAAGCCCCCCGCACTGCCCACCGGATTGCCTTTTTTGACAAGGACCGCCCGGTGCAAAAGCTGAACGTGGACAAAAAATTTGTGGATCCGCCAGCGGATGAAATGGCGCGCATCAAGGCCGACAGGGAGCTTGTGCGTCAGGCGCTGGCTCAGCGTCTGCCCGAACGCCAGTGGGTTTTGCCTTTTGTACGGCCAGTGCCCAGCGATGTGTCAAGTTTTTACGGCCTCAAGCGCGTATTCAACGGGCAGCCCCGCGGCGTGCACAAGGGGCTTGACCTGCGCGGCCAGCAGGGACAGCAGGTGATTGCCTGCGCCGACGGGCAGGTGGTGCTTACGGGGAATTTGTACTTCTCTGGTAATGTAGTGTACATCAATCACGGCGAAGGGGTGTTTACCGCGTATCTGCACCTTTCTGAAATACTGGTGCAAAATGGCGATCGGGTGCGCAAGGGGCAGGTTGTGGGGCTCGTAGGGGCCACAGGCCGTGTTACCGGGCCGCATCTGCATCTGTCGCTTCTGGTTCAGGGCGAATCGGTTGATCCGCAGCCCTTTCTGACCACCGGCAACGCCGCTAAGGAAAAAAATCCATGA
- the xseB gene encoding exodeoxyribonuclease VII small subunit — protein MSAKTDNTFEKKMARLQEIVAALESGDLPLEKGMALYKEGAACSRYCREQLEKARHELEIWQDGQARPLQSRPVTEGGLNAEEEAE, from the coding sequence ATGAGCGCCAAGACAGACAATACCTTTGAAAAAAAGATGGCCCGACTTCAGGAAATAGTAGCGGCGCTGGAAAGCGGCGATCTGCCTCTTGAAAAGGGCATGGCACTGTATAAGGAAGGAGCGGCCTGCTCACGCTACTGCCGCGAGCAGCTTGAAAAAGCCCGGCACGAGCTTGAAATCTGGCAGGATGGTCAGGCTCGTCCGCTTCAGTCACGCCCTGTGACCGAAGGCGGGTTGAATGCAGAAGAGGAGGCGGAATAG
- a CDS encoding polyprenyl synthetase family protein → MMSVADMKALLRARGKDVEAYLATCLDGRDIPRRLKDSMLYSLQAGGKRLRPVLCLSTAALCGLSPQRSMPFAAAIEMIHTYSLVHDDLPAMDDDDLRRGKPSNHKAFDEATAILAGDGLLTDAFMVMCRTPEAPDRVLEAVSTLALATGSSGMVGGQEWDMIYTGASSITLEQMRTVHAMKTGALLRASCLCGAILAGAEQPAREAISAYGAALGVAFQIADDILDVVSDTATLGKPAGSDEEQGKSTYPALLGLEKSRELAREQAQAAQNALAAFDGQEADFLRALADYTVTRAA, encoded by the coding sequence ATGATGAGCGTTGCTGACATGAAGGCCCTGCTGCGCGCGCGGGGCAAGGACGTGGAAGCCTATCTGGCCACCTGTCTTGACGGTCGCGATATACCCCGGAGGCTCAAGGATTCCATGCTTTACAGCCTGCAGGCCGGGGGCAAGCGCTTGCGGCCTGTTTTGTGCCTGAGCACTGCCGCCCTGTGCGGTCTTTCGCCGCAGCGCAGCATGCCCTTTGCTGCCGCCATCGAGATGATTCATACCTATTCGCTTGTTCACGATGATCTGCCTGCCATGGACGACGATGATCTGCGCCGTGGCAAGCCCTCGAACCACAAGGCTTTTGACGAGGCCACGGCAATTCTTGCTGGCGATGGTCTGCTTACCGATGCCTTTATGGTCATGTGCCGCACCCCCGAAGCCCCCGACCGCGTGCTTGAAGCCGTATCCACACTTGCGCTGGCGACGGGGTCTTCGGGCATGGTGGGCGGTCAGGAATGGGACATGATCTACACGGGGGCGTCCTCCATTACGCTTGAGCAGATGCGCACCGTGCATGCCATGAAAACCGGGGCGCTGCTGCGGGCATCGTGCCTGTGCGGGGCCATACTTGCCGGGGCAGAACAGCCCGCCCGCGAGGCCATTTCTGCCTACGGCGCGGCGCTTGGCGTGGCCTTCCAGATTGCAGACGATATTCTTGATGTGGTCTCGGACACGGCAACCCTGGGCAAACCCGCTGGCAGCGACGAAGAGCAGGGCAAGAGCACCTATCCCGCCTTGCTGGGGCTTGAAAAAAGCCGCGAGCTGGCGCGCGAACAGGCACAGGCCGCGCAGAACGCACTGGCCGCTTTTGACGGGCAGGAAGCGGATTTTCTGCGGGCATTGGCCGACTACACGGTAACCAGGGCGGCCTGA
- the dxs gene encoding 1-deoxy-D-xylulose-5-phosphate synthase, whose protein sequence is MDTKEHDSLLDGIESPAQLNKFSDAQLTQLAGEVRSRIIDTVSRTGGHLAPSLGVVELTLALLSTFNVEHDKLIWDVGHQAYAYKMLTGRAKNFHTLRTFGGISGFPRMEESPFDHFGVGHSSTSISAALGMALARDLSCLKHHVLAVIGDGSLTAGEAFEGLNLAGHMGRRLIVVLNDNEMSISPNVGALSLFLSRTLSQRWVRQTRKEVLNFLRSIPRIGQKLAVYAMRGEWSFKSFFTPGMLFEAFRFNYIGPVDGHDITSLRRHLEMAAAIEDGPVLLHVRTQKGKGYGPAEKNPTLYHGIGLFTPETGQPVASTAKLPSFTTVFSNTLTELAEHNDKIIAITAAMPEGTGTDKFRARFPDRFVDVGICEQHAVTFAAGLASQGYRPALAVYSTFLQRSYDQVVHDVCLQNLPVTFCIDRAGLVGEDGATHHGAFDIAYLRHIPNIAMLAPRNENLLRHSLHTALSHPGPCALRYPRGSAFGVPSDGAPRLLTPGRGEILQQGEGLAVIAVGNRAHPALEAAAVVEQQTGIRPLVFDPVWLKPLPEEQLAEIANRFDRILIVEEGVLAGGFSSAVLEFWNDRGLMRGQCIKRLGLPDHFVEHGSQLRLRELVGLRTNNIADAMLELAGKK, encoded by the coding sequence ATGGATACGAAAGAGCACGACAGTTTACTGGACGGTATTGAAAGCCCCGCCCAGCTGAACAAATTTTCGGACGCGCAACTGACCCAGCTTGCTGGCGAGGTGCGCAGCCGCATCATTGATACGGTTTCGCGTACCGGCGGGCATCTTGCGCCTTCTCTGGGTGTGGTGGAGCTGACACTTGCCCTGCTTTCCACGTTCAACGTTGAGCACGACAAGCTGATCTGGGACGTGGGCCATCAGGCCTATGCCTACAAGATGCTTACGGGGCGCGCCAAAAATTTTCATACCCTGCGCACGTTTGGCGGTATTTCCGGCTTTCCGCGCATGGAAGAAAGCCCCTTTGACCATTTTGGCGTGGGGCATTCCTCCACGTCTATTTCCGCGGCTCTGGGCATGGCTCTGGCGCGAGATCTTTCCTGTCTCAAGCACCATGTGCTTGCCGTGATAGGCGACGGATCGCTCACTGCGGGCGAGGCCTTTGAAGGGCTGAATCTTGCCGGCCACATGGGGCGGCGGCTCATTGTGGTGCTCAACGACAATGAGATGTCCATTTCGCCCAACGTGGGCGCGCTTTCGCTGTTTCTCAGCCGCACTCTTTCGCAGCGCTGGGTGCGGCAGACCCGAAAGGAAGTGCTCAATTTTCTGCGCTCCATTCCACGAATCGGGCAAAAGCTGGCTGTCTATGCCATGCGCGGCGAGTGGAGCTTCAAGTCGTTTTTTACTCCGGGCATGCTGTTTGAGGCCTTTCGCTTCAACTATATCGGCCCGGTGGACGGTCACGACATCACAAGCCTGCGCCGTCATCTCGAAATGGCCGCTGCCATCGAGGACGGCCCGGTGCTGCTGCACGTGCGTACGCAAAAGGGCAAGGGCTACGGCCCGGCGGAAAAAAATCCCACACTGTACCACGGCATTGGCCTGTTCACGCCAGAAACCGGGCAGCCTGTGGCTTCTACGGCCAAGCTGCCTTCATTCACCACGGTGTTCAGCAACACGCTTACCGAGCTTGCCGAGCACAATGACAAGATCATTGCCATTACGGCGGCCATGCCCGAGGGCACAGGTACGGACAAGTTCCGGGCGCGTTTTCCCGACCGTTTTGTGGATGTGGGCATCTGCGAACAGCACGCCGTGACCTTTGCAGCAGGGCTTGCCAGTCAGGGCTATCGCCCTGCGCTGGCGGTGTATTCCACATTTTTGCAGCGTTCGTACGATCAGGTTGTGCACGACGTGTGTCTGCAAAACCTGCCGGTCACCTTCTGCATAGACCGCGCGGGCCTTGTGGGCGAAGACGGTGCCACCCACCACGGCGCGTTTGATATTGCCTACCTGCGGCATATTCCCAACATTGCCATGCTGGCCCCGCGCAACGAAAACCTGCTGCGGCACAGCCTGCACACGGCCTTGAGCCATCCCGGCCCCTGTGCCCTGCGTTATCCGCGCGGCAGCGCCTTTGGCGTGCCCTCGGACGGAGCACCCCGGCTGCTGACCCCCGGCAGGGGTGAGATACTGCAACAGGGCGAAGGCCTGGCGGTGATCGCCGTGGGCAACCGTGCCCACCCCGCGCTGGAAGCGGCTGCGGTTGTGGAGCAGCAGACCGGCATCAGGCCTCTGGTGTTTGACCCCGTATGGCTCAAGCCCCTGCCAGAAGAGCAGCTGGCCGAAATCGCAAACCGTTTTGACCGCATTCTGATTGTGGAAGAAGGCGTACTGGCCGGTGGCTTTTCGTCTGCAGTGCTTGAATTCTGGAATGATCGTGGCCTCATGCGCGGGCAGTGCATCAAGCGCCTTGGCCTGCCCGACCACTTTGTGGAGCACGGCAGTCAGCTACGCCTGCGCGAGCTTGTGGGCCTGCGCACCAACAACATTGCCGATGCCATGCTGGAACTGGCGGGTAAAAAATAG
- a CDS encoding serine/threonine protein kinase, which translates to MSKKQLSAAQGLEAACILFQINSKTADIINMASGAQMPEEYLSGPGAEMFCAEWRAFVHAVVTAAIMQHAPNTVFLAYLRQTGNLLADASGSFDSADEKAVNAALNAFVDGPFAQYMPLLAQEQQAQCPDLFCQRLAVQAANLRGQASPPDDHAKARLAAIMAMVISAVWDKLEQYDIQAD; encoded by the coding sequence ATGTCCAAAAAGCAGCTCAGCGCAGCACAAGGGCTGGAAGCGGCCTGCATACTCTTTCAGATCAACAGCAAGACCGCCGATATCATCAACATGGCCAGCGGTGCGCAAATGCCCGAGGAATACCTTTCCGGCCCCGGTGCGGAGATGTTCTGCGCCGAATGGCGCGCCTTTGTGCATGCCGTGGTTACAGCTGCCATCATGCAGCACGCGCCCAATACGGTTTTTCTGGCCTACCTGCGGCAGACCGGCAACCTGCTGGCCGACGCCAGCGGTAGTTTTGACAGCGCCGACGAGAAGGCAGTCAACGCAGCCCTCAACGCCTTTGTGGATGGCCCTTTTGCCCAGTACATGCCCCTGCTGGCGCAGGAACAGCAGGCCCAGTGCCCCGATCTTTTCTGCCAGCGGCTTGCAGTGCAGGCTGCCAACCTGCGTGGTCAGGCCAGCCCGCCGGACGACCACGCCAAGGCGCGCCTTGCTGCCATTATGGCCATGGTTATCAGCGCCGTGTGGGACAAACTGGAGCAGTACGACATTCAGGCTGACTAG
- the queC gene encoding 7-cyano-7-deazaguanine synthase QueC: MNTTFPLLEQQALVVFSGGQDSATCLAWALSRFKRVFTLGFDYGQRHSVELACRMRVREGITALNPLWAERLGSDCLLDLDIFRQLADTALTSDTPIDEHGANGLPNTFVPGRNLMFILHAAAWAYAKNIRHIVLGVCQSDYSGYPDCRDDSIKAMQVAVNSGMDAQYTLHTPLMWRSKKDAWMLARELGGDALVNLIVEESHTCYLGQRGQREPWGYGCGTCPACRLRAAGYAAYDQALADGQNCQKDKA; encoded by the coding sequence ATGAACACTACTTTCCCCCTGCTTGAACAACAGGCTCTCGTTGTTTTTTCTGGCGGGCAGGATTCCGCAACCTGCCTTGCCTGGGCTCTCAGTCGCTTCAAACGGGTATTCACCCTGGGTTTTGATTACGGACAACGCCACTCTGTAGAGCTTGCCTGCCGCATGCGCGTGCGCGAGGGCATTACTGCGCTCAACCCCCTGTGGGCTGAGCGTCTTGGCTCAGATTGCCTGCTCGACCTTGATATTTTTCGCCAGCTGGCCGACACGGCCCTGACCTCCGACACGCCCATCGACGAGCACGGAGCCAACGGCCTGCCCAACACCTTTGTGCCGGGCCGCAACCTCATGTTTATTCTGCACGCGGCCGCCTGGGCCTATGCCAAAAATATCCGTCACATTGTGCTGGGCGTCTGCCAGAGCGATTACTCCGGCTACCCCGACTGCCGCGACGACAGCATCAAGGCCATGCAGGTGGCGGTAAACAGCGGCATGGACGCGCAGTACACCCTGCACACGCCCCTCATGTGGCGCAGCAAAAAAGACGCCTGGATGCTTGCCCGCGAGTTGGGCGGCGATGCGCTGGTAAACCTGATTGTAGAAGAAAGCCACACCTGCTACTTGGGCCAGCGCGGCCAGCGCGAACCCTGGGGCTATGGTTGCGGCACATGTCCGGCCTGCCGCTTGCGCGCAGCGGGCTACGCGGCCTACGACCAAGCACTGGCCGATGGCCAGAACTGCCAGAAGGATAAAGCCTGA
- a CDS encoding thermonuclease family protein — protein sequence MSIAHMLNHMPKLFSRSSFLAGKKHTPAQVFALILLCLLALTGAASVAPAADQQAATGKVAKCFDGDTLKLTDRRTVRLAGIDAPEMDHGKRKPQYYAREAMDQLTHLAQGKEVRLVSVDPKGKDHYGRIVADVILPDGHSLSDTMVRNGAAFVYPHSELNSHFQERLRKLQHEAIAARRGMWAHILTLPAAKKTYLGNRESMRFFPTDCAEVQHIKPRNRVFFGTLMDAFMAGYAPARPCNFWPDAK from the coding sequence ATGAGCATAGCCCACATGCTGAACCACATGCCAAAGCTTTTCAGCCGGTCTTCATTTTTGGCTGGCAAAAAACATACCCCGGCGCAAGTCTTTGCGCTGATTCTTTTGTGTCTGCTGGCGCTTACGGGCGCAGCAAGCGTCGCCCCGGCTGCCGATCAACAGGCTGCCACAGGCAAGGTTGCCAAATGCTTTGACGGCGACACCCTCAAGCTTACAGACAGACGCACTGTCCGTCTGGCGGGCATTGACGCCCCTGAAATGGACCACGGCAAACGCAAACCTCAATACTATGCCCGTGAGGCCATGGATCAGCTTACGCATCTGGCCCAGGGCAAGGAAGTGCGCCTTGTTTCTGTGGATCCCAAGGGCAAGGACCACTATGGCCGCATCGTGGCCGACGTCATCCTGCCTGACGGGCATTCGCTTTCAGACACCATGGTCCGCAACGGCGCGGCCTTTGTGTACCCTCACAGCGAGCTGAACTCTCATTTTCAGGAGAGGCTGCGCAAGTTACAGCACGAGGCCATTGCCGCCCGACGCGGCATGTGGGCGCATATACTCACCCTGCCTGCCGCAAAAAAGACCTACCTCGGCAACCGCGAATCCATGCGCTTTTTCCCCACCGACTGCGCCGAAGTGCAGCACATCAAACCGCGTAACCGCGTGTTTTTCGGCACACTTATGGACGCGTTTATGGCCGGGTACGCACCGGCACGGCCCTGTAACTTCTGGCCAGATGCAAAATGA